In one Sphingomonas hankookensis genomic region, the following are encoded:
- a CDS encoding type III PLP-dependent enzyme translates to MAKHHSALGLAAPFIARDSSFERGIDIAERRPVEPVTLVRPHAAARAARFFVEKFPGRSMYAVKANPSPDLLGVLWDNGIVHYDTASIGEVRLVKATLPDATCHFMHPIKAPEAIAEAYFEHGVRTFSLDSMDELHKIVAATDGATDLTLCVRMRVSSEYAKLSLGSKFGVAQGEAKDLLIATRQVADALGICFHVGSQTMSPDAYANAMERVRAAIVEAGVTVDVIDVGGGFPSRYPGMTPPPLERFFETIHRAFESLPISYSAELWAEPGRALCAEYASVVVRVEHRRGAELFINDGAYGSLFDAAHIGWKYPVQLLRQPESDARDMDFSFWGPTCDDIDQMQGPFPLPADTRSGDYFEIGMLGAYGSAMRTAFNGFGNGETVLTDDEPMESMYIELDPVPAFVSNNVVKL, encoded by the coding sequence TTGGCCAAGCACCATAGCGCGCTGGGGCTAGCTGCCCCCTTTATCGCCCGTGACTCCTCGTTCGAGCGCGGGATCGACATTGCAGAGCGCCGACCCGTCGAACCGGTCACGCTCGTTCGCCCGCACGCCGCCGCGCGCGCAGCCCGATTCTTCGTCGAGAAGTTTCCGGGCCGCTCGATGTATGCGGTGAAGGCGAATCCGTCGCCCGACCTGCTCGGTGTCCTGTGGGACAACGGCATCGTCCACTATGACACCGCGTCGATCGGCGAGGTCCGTCTGGTGAAGGCGACGCTGCCGGACGCGACCTGCCACTTCATGCACCCGATCAAGGCGCCGGAAGCGATTGCCGAAGCCTATTTCGAGCATGGCGTGCGCACCTTCTCGCTCGACAGCATGGACGAGCTGCACAAGATCGTCGCCGCCACCGATGGCGCGACCGACCTGACGCTGTGCGTCCGGATGCGCGTGTCGTCCGAATATGCCAAGCTCTCGCTCGGATCGAAGTTCGGCGTGGCGCAGGGTGAGGCGAAGGACCTGCTGATCGCGACCCGCCAGGTCGCCGATGCGCTGGGCATCTGCTTCCATGTCGGCAGCCAGACCATGTCGCCCGACGCCTATGCCAATGCGATGGAGCGCGTCCGCGCCGCCATCGTCGAAGCGGGCGTCACCGTCGACGTGATCGATGTCGGTGGCGGCTTCCCGTCGCGCTATCCGGGCATGACCCCGCCGCCGCTGGAGCGTTTCTTCGAAACGATCCACCGCGCGTTCGAAAGCCTGCCGATCAGCTATTCGGCCGAACTCTGGGCCGAACCCGGCCGCGCGCTGTGCGCCGAATATGCGTCGGTCGTCGTCCGGGTCGAACATCGCCGGGGAGCCGAACTGTTCATCAACGACGGCGCCTATGGCTCGCTGTTCGATGCGGCACATATCGGCTGGAAATATCCGGTACAGCTGCTGCGGCAGCCGGAATCGGACGCCCGCGATATGGACTTCAGCTTCTGGGGTCCGACCTGCGACGATATCGACCAGATGCAGGGTCCGTTCCCGCTTCCGGCCGATACCCGCAGCGGCGATTATTTCGAGATCGGCATGCTCGGCGCCTATGGATCGGCCATGCGCACCGCGTTCAACGGCTTCGGCAATGGCGAAACCGTGCTGACCGACGACGAACCGATGGAGTCGATGTATATCGAACTCGATCCCGTTCCGGCGTTCGTGTCGAACAACGTCGTCAAGCTGTAA
- a CDS encoding DUF3857 domain-containing protein has translation MTRFVVVKAVALAAAGLPALAWASETPLYQSAPAWVSAAPALPAGPVDELPPLVLLDFQKRIEGDKLTSYVHQRTRIASAEMLSQAATLTLPWAPDKGDLIVHGLTILRDGQTIDLLAKGQRFTVLRREQALEQRELTGILTATLAVEGLEVGDLLDLRFSVTGRDPALGGRVQDVVPLPALPLRIGAGRVRYLWSNDSAPKYKLLADGVTATPVRKGDTTELSFALPLAKPKDMPEDAPARYRHPPLIEVASFADWTDVSRTFAPLYKTDGLIAPGSALANEVAAIEKAEATPLGRAQRALELVQGKIRYLAVGMDGGNYLPQAPAKTWEVRYGDCKAKTLMLLAMLHAMGIEAEPVVANVGLGDAVPERLPSAAAFNHVFVRATIGGEVLWLDGTGSNARLPDIRDTPGVGYVLPIRAAGATPMRIETHPNARPIASVTIDADESGAVDLPSPVEVTMVTHGQMAAQLRAAKSQVGPKEQHELISTILQQAVGEGQFAEGTITPDSASGDVVVRAKGVVNTSWSVEDRRRKRSLGGALGELNFTPDRSRPDWSSIPVAAPPPFGVERHVKVKLPDGGRGFTLEGAPDADQRLAGYVVKRTTRLSGGTMTMDERFDAAGTEVPAARIAVERDAVATAKANIPRVVAPVDTPRRWTLDDATLAKSSQVQAIRAIFGKAIAADPEEMSGYQSRAAFESGIGNYRAALADLDKVIAKEPSVDLYLQRSYAQFNLGDPTKALADAERARALDPAANGAIAQVAQTRAETGDLRGAVALLDERIALGGESRPFLRQMKASVLGEFGNPQEAVAFYDTLIAEKPGSPTLLNGRCWTKGTRNIMLDTALKDCTKAIELSDDTLAALDSRALVWYRMGRYPEALADLDTVLAANPDMAASRYVRAAVLKAMQRDGEAAGELALARRMNPTIDRQYARYGFKM, from the coding sequence GTGACGCGTTTCGTGGTGGTGAAGGCGGTCGCTCTGGCGGCGGCGGGGTTGCCGGCGCTTGCCTGGGCCAGTGAAACGCCGCTGTATCAATCGGCACCCGCCTGGGTCAGCGCGGCGCCGGCCTTGCCCGCGGGGCCGGTGGATGAACTGCCGCCGCTGGTGCTGCTCGATTTCCAGAAGCGGATCGAGGGCGACAAGCTGACCTCCTATGTCCATCAGCGCACCCGGATCGCGAGTGCCGAGATGCTGTCGCAGGCGGCGACGCTGACGCTGCCCTGGGCGCCGGACAAGGGCGACCTGATCGTTCATGGGCTGACGATCCTGCGTGACGGCCAGACGATCGACCTGCTGGCGAAGGGGCAGAGATTCACCGTGTTGCGGCGCGAACAGGCGCTCGAGCAGCGCGAGCTGACCGGCATCCTGACTGCGACGCTGGCGGTCGAGGGGCTGGAGGTCGGCGATCTGCTCGACCTGCGCTTCTCGGTCACCGGTCGCGATCCGGCGCTGGGGGGCCGGGTACAGGACGTCGTGCCGCTGCCCGCGCTGCCGCTGCGCATCGGGGCCGGGCGGGTGCGCTATCTGTGGTCGAACGACAGCGCGCCGAAATACAAGCTGCTGGCCGATGGCGTGACGGCGACGCCGGTGCGCAAGGGCGACACGACCGAACTGAGCTTCGCGCTGCCGCTCGCCAAGCCCAAGGACATGCCGGAGGACGCGCCGGCGCGCTATCGCCATCCGCCGCTGATCGAGGTGGCGAGCTTTGCCGACTGGACCGATGTGTCGCGGACGTTCGCCCCGCTGTACAAGACCGACGGCCTGATCGCGCCGGGTAGCGCGCTGGCGAACGAGGTCGCGGCGATCGAGAAGGCGGAGGCGACGCCGCTCGGCCGGGCGCAGCGCGCGCTGGAGCTGGTGCAGGGCAAGATCCGCTATCTCGCGGTCGGGATGGATGGTGGCAACTATCTGCCCCAAGCCCCTGCAAAGACGTGGGAAGTCCGCTACGGCGATTGCAAGGCCAAGACGCTGATGCTGCTGGCGATGCTGCACGCGATGGGGATCGAGGCGGAGCCGGTCGTCGCCAATGTCGGGCTGGGCGATGCGGTGCCCGAGCGGTTGCCCAGCGCCGCGGCGTTCAACCACGTGTTCGTCCGGGCAACGATCGGTGGCGAGGTGCTGTGGCTCGACGGGACCGGCAGCAATGCGCGGCTGCCGGACATTCGCGATACGCCCGGCGTCGGTTATGTCCTGCCGATCCGCGCCGCAGGTGCCACGCCGATGCGGATCGAGACGCATCCCAATGCCCGCCCGATCGCCAGCGTGACGATCGACGCCGACGAAAGCGGCGCGGTCGACCTGCCCAGCCCGGTCGAGGTGACGATGGTGACGCATGGCCAGATGGCGGCCCAGCTGCGGGCGGCCAAGAGTCAGGTCGGGCCGAAGGAACAGCATGAGCTGATCTCGACCATCCTGCAACAGGCGGTCGGAGAGGGGCAGTTTGCCGAGGGTACGATCACCCCCGATTCGGCGAGTGGCGATGTCGTGGTTCGGGCGAAGGGGGTGGTCAACACCAGCTGGAGCGTCGAGGACCGGCGGCGCAAGCGGTCGCTCGGCGGTGCGCTGGGCGAGCTCAACTTTACGCCCGACCGTAGCCGCCCCGACTGGAGCAGCATCCCGGTCGCCGCACCGCCGCCTTTCGGCGTGGAACGGCATGTGAAGGTGAAGCTGCCCGATGGCGGGCGCGGCTTCACGCTGGAAGGGGCGCCCGATGCCGATCAGCGGCTCGCAGGCTATGTGGTGAAGCGGACCACGCGCCTGTCGGGCGGGACGATGACCATGGACGAGCGCTTCGATGCGGCGGGCACCGAAGTCCCGGCGGCGCGGATCGCCGTCGAGCGCGATGCGGTGGCGACGGCGAAGGCCAATATCCCGCGCGTCGTCGCGCCGGTCGATACGCCGCGGCGCTGGACGCTGGACGACGCGACGCTGGCGAAGTCGAGCCAGGTGCAGGCGATCCGCGCAATCTTCGGCAAGGCGATCGCCGCTGATCCCGAGGAAATGAGCGGCTATCAGAGTCGGGCGGCGTTCGAGTCCGGCATCGGTAACTACCGGGCCGCGCTGGCCGATCTGGACAAGGTGATCGCCAAGGAGCCATCAGTCGACCTGTATCTCCAGCGGTCTTATGCCCAGTTCAACCTGGGCGATCCGACCAAGGCGCTGGCCGATGCCGAACGGGCGCGCGCGCTGGATCCCGCGGCGAATGGCGCGATCGCGCAGGTGGCGCAGACCCGTGCTGAAACCGGGGATTTGAGGGGTGCCGTCGCGCTGCTCGACGAACGCATAGCGCTGGGTGGTGAGTCGCGGCCGTTTCTCCGGCAGATGAAGGCGAGCGTGTTGGGTGAGTTCGGTAATCCCCAGGAGGCGGTTGCCTTTTACGATACGCTGATCGCCGAGAAGCCGGGGTCGCCGACGCTGCTGAACGGGCGCTGCTGGACCAAGGGCACGCGCAACATCATGCTCGATACCGCGCTGAAGGACTGCACGAAGGCGATCGAGCTGAGCGACGATACGCTGGCCGCGCTCGATAGCCGGGCGTTGGTCTGGTACCGGATGGGCCGCTACCCGGAAGCGCTCGCCGATCTCGATACCGTGCTAGCGGCCAATCCGGACATGGCGGCCAGCCGCTATGTCCGTGCCGCCGTGCTGAAGGCGATGCAGCGCGACGGCGAGGCGGCGGGCGAGCTGGCGCTGGCGCGGCGGATGAACCCGACGATCGACCGGCAATATGCGCGGTACGGGTTCAAGATGTAG
- a CDS encoding 2Fe-2S iron-sulfur cluster-binding protein — MIVRFVRTDGRVEEARGAAGDRLLDLAQAYDLPLEGTCGGQMACSTCHVIVDPVDFARLPAASEEEEDMLDFAEGAVATSRLACQIVLDESLGELTVRVPAAARDARR, encoded by the coding sequence ATGATCGTTCGGTTCGTCCGTACCGATGGCCGGGTCGAGGAAGCGCGCGGGGCAGCGGGCGACCGGCTGCTCGATCTGGCGCAGGCCTATGACCTGCCGTTGGAGGGCACGTGCGGCGGGCAAATGGCGTGTTCGACCTGCCATGTGATCGTCGATCCGGTGGACTTTGCGCGGCTGCCGGCGGCAAGCGAGGAGGAGGAGGATATGCTCGATTTCGCCGAAGGGGCGGTCGCGACCAGTCGGCTGGCGTGTCAGATCGTGCTCGACGAATCGCTGGGCGAGTTGACCGTGCGCGTGCCGGCGGCAGCGCGCGATGCACGGCGGTAA
- a CDS encoding cysteine desulfurase family protein has product MTYLDYQATTPLAPEAFEAMVPWLRDHHANPHSPHREGRRARAAVEVARGQVAAALGVTGGRLFFTSGATEAANWAITGTFARVGAERPKVVTISTEHACVLDTVAALGAEVVVLPVGRDGLVDRDAAVAAIDGRTAIVAAMLVNNEIGVVQPVAWLRELARAAGAVMFCDAVQGLGRVDVPVDACDLIAVSGHKVYGPTGVGGLWVRDGMEPAAILHGGGQEGGLRSGTLSPALCVGFGVAATLLSEEDRVQAERLWRVARTILSAPDWGLNGSEASRWHGNLNVRMDGLDVARLMSECRDIAFSAGSACSSGSGRSSHVLRALGLTEREARSSIRIGFGRYTQEEDLVRALQAIDRAARGQR; this is encoded by the coding sequence GTGACGTACCTCGATTATCAGGCGACGACGCCGCTCGCACCCGAGGCGTTCGAGGCGATGGTGCCGTGGCTGCGCGACCACCATGCCAACCCCCATTCGCCGCATCGTGAGGGGCGGCGCGCCAGGGCGGCGGTGGAGGTCGCGCGGGGGCAGGTGGCGGCGGCGCTGGGTGTGACGGGTGGACGGTTGTTCTTCACGAGCGGCGCGACCGAGGCGGCGAACTGGGCGATCACCGGCACCTTTGCGCGCGTCGGGGCCGAGCGGCCGAAGGTGGTGACGATTTCCACCGAGCATGCCTGCGTGCTCGATACCGTAGCGGCGCTGGGGGCGGAGGTCGTCGTGCTGCCGGTCGGGCGGGACGGGCTAGTCGATCGCGACGCCGCCGTCGCTGCGATCGACGGGCGAACCGCGATTGTCGCGGCGATGCTGGTCAACAACGAGATCGGCGTGGTGCAGCCGGTCGCTTGGCTGCGCGAACTGGCACGCGCGGCCGGGGCAGTCATGTTTTGCGACGCGGTGCAGGGATTGGGGCGGGTCGACGTGCCGGTTGATGCCTGCGACCTGATCGCGGTGTCGGGGCACAAGGTCTATGGCCCAACGGGCGTCGGCGGGTTGTGGGTGCGCGACGGCATGGAGCCGGCGGCGATCCTGCATGGCGGCGGGCAGGAGGGCGGCTTGCGGTCGGGTACGCTTAGCCCCGCGCTGTGCGTCGGGTTCGGAGTCGCGGCGACGTTGCTGTCGGAGGAGGACCGGGTGCAGGCCGAACGGTTGTGGCGCGTCGCTCGCACGATCCTGTCGGCGCCGGACTGGGGGTTGAACGGCAGCGAGGCGTCGCGCTGGCACGGCAATCTGAACGTGCGGATGGACGGGCTGGACGTCGCGCGATTGATGAGCGAATGCCGCGATATCGCCTTCTCGGCGGGGTCGGCCTGCTCAAGCGGGTCGGGGCGGAGCAGCCATGTGCTGCGCGCGCTGGGCCTTACCGAACGCGAGGCGCGGTCGTCGATCCGGATCGGGTTCGGGCGCTATACGCAGGAGGAGGATTTGGTGCGGGCATTGCAGGCGATCGACCGAGCCGCGCGGGGGCAGCGATGA
- a CDS encoding threonine ammonia-lyase: MTIMRQPTRAGVRDAAAKIAEILPPSPLMVREINGLAVAFKMEALQPVGSFKLRGAWHRLTALCDESRSRGVVAFSSGNHAQGVAWAAKRLSIAATIVMPADAPQAKLAATMALGAEVVRYDRVTESREKIAAHLAHARGATLVPSFDDAWVIEGQGSAGIEAAAQMAAAGLPAPARVVVPCGGGGLAAGIALALPDAEMVTVEPEGWDDMRRSLEAGWIEPVGEAPPPTACDALQTMRVAERTFDVLSRRGATGVAVSEGEIAEAQRWAMRHLRTVVEPGGAVALAAILSKRVAVVPGTLVLVSGGNVDAAAYAKVLAA, encoded by the coding sequence ATGACGATTATGCGACAACCCACTCGTGCCGGCGTCCGCGATGCGGCGGCTAAGATCGCGGAAATCCTGCCGCCATCGCCGCTGATGGTGAGGGAAATCAATGGCTTGGCTGTCGCTTTCAAGATGGAGGCGTTACAGCCGGTCGGCTCGTTCAAACTGCGCGGGGCATGGCATCGGTTGACCGCATTATGCGACGAATCGCGCTCGCGCGGCGTCGTTGCCTTCTCATCGGGCAATCATGCGCAGGGCGTCGCCTGGGCGGCGAAGCGGCTTAGCATTGCGGCGACGATCGTGATGCCGGCGGATGCGCCGCAGGCGAAGCTGGCGGCGACGATGGCGCTGGGGGCGGAAGTCGTCCGCTATGACCGGGTGACCGAGAGCCGCGAGAAGATTGCGGCGCATCTGGCCCACGCGCGTGGCGCGACCCTGGTGCCGAGCTTCGACGATGCCTGGGTGATCGAGGGGCAGGGATCGGCCGGGATCGAGGCGGCGGCGCAGATGGCGGCGGCGGGGTTACCGGCGCCCGCGCGGGTCGTCGTGCCGTGTGGCGGTGGCGGGCTGGCGGCCGGGATCGCGCTGGCGCTGCCCGATGCCGAGATGGTGACGGTCGAGCCGGAGGGCTGGGACGATATGCGGCGCAGTCTGGAGGCCGGGTGGATCGAGCCGGTAGGCGAGGCGCCGCCGCCGACCGCCTGCGACGCGCTTCAGACGATGCGGGTGGCGGAGCGGACGTTCGACGTGCTGTCGCGACGCGGGGCGACCGGGGTAGCAGTCAGCGAGGGCGAGATCGCGGAGGCGCAGCGTTGGGCGATGCGGCATCTGCGCACCGTGGTGGAGCCCGGAGGCGCGGTGGCGCTGGCGGCGATCCTGTCGAAGCGGGTGGCGGTGGTACCGGGGACGCTGGTGCTGGTGTCGGGCGGTAATGTCGACGCCGCCGCCTATGCCAAGGTGTTGGCGGCATGA
- a CDS encoding alpha/beta hydrolase, with protein MPEVIFPGPEGRLEGRFAPAPRPRAPVAMILHPHPSSGGTMNNRIVQELYKTFQRRGFATLRFNFRGVGKSQGTFDNGVGELSDAASALDWVQSFHPEAQTTWIAGVSFGAWIGMQLLMRRPEIRGFISIAPPANMYDFTFLAPCPSSGIIIQGDADEVVTPAATQKLVDKLRTQRHITIHHDVIPGANHFFQNEMPELMGSVDKYLDMRLDPNSPIK; from the coding sequence ATGCCAGAAGTCATCTTCCCCGGTCCCGAAGGTCGACTGGAAGGGCGTTTCGCCCCGGCACCGCGTCCACGTGCGCCCGTTGCGATGATCCTGCACCCGCACCCCTCGTCGGGCGGGACGATGAACAACCGCATCGTGCAGGAACTCTACAAGACGTTCCAGCGCCGCGGCTTCGCGACGCTGCGCTTCAACTTCCGCGGCGTGGGCAAGAGCCAGGGGACGTTCGACAACGGCGTCGGCGAGCTGTCGGACGCCGCTTCGGCACTCGACTGGGTGCAAAGCTTCCACCCGGAAGCGCAGACGACGTGGATCGCGGGGGTCAGCTTCGGGGCATGGATCGGCATGCAGCTGCTGATGCGCCGCCCGGAAATTCGCGGCTTCATCTCGATCGCGCCGCCGGCGAACATGTACGACTTCACCTTCCTCGCGCCCTGCCCGTCGTCGGGTATCATCATCCAGGGCGACGCGGACGAGGTCGTAACGCCCGCCGCCACGCAGAAGCTGGTCGACAAGCTGCGCACGCAGCGCCACATCACGATTCACCACGACGTGATCCCAGGCGCCAACCACTTCTTCCAGAACGAAATGCCCGAACTGATGGGCAGCGTGGACAAGTATCTGGACATGCGCCTGGACCCGAACTCGCCGATTAAGTGA
- a CDS encoding ribosomal maturation YjgA family protein codes for MMRFDTRYAALTLALLLTEIAIALFVRDAIIRPYVGDALAVVLVYAGLRTVTRLRVVPATTLALLIAFVIEFAQYFRLLDQLGLSGNRWARIILGSGFDPQDFVAYTAGAVTVLLVERYRRASRAAAGTRTVNSPSDSSSTI; via the coding sequence ATGATGCGCTTCGACACACGCTATGCCGCGCTGACGCTGGCCCTGCTGCTGACCGAAATCGCCATCGCGCTGTTCGTCCGCGACGCGATCATCCGCCCCTATGTCGGCGATGCGCTGGCGGTGGTGCTGGTCTATGCCGGGCTGCGCACGGTCACGCGCCTGCGCGTCGTCCCTGCCACCACGCTGGCGCTGCTGATCGCCTTCGTCATCGAGTTCGCGCAATATTTCCGCCTGCTCGACCAACTCGGCCTGTCAGGCAATCGCTGGGCGCGGATCATCCTGGGCAGCGGATTCGACCCGCAGGATTTCGTCGCCTACACCGCCGGTGCGGTCACCGTGCTGCTCGTCGAGCGTTACCGCCGTGCATCGCGCGCTGCCGCCGGCACGCGCACGGTCAACTCGCCCAGCGATTCGTCGAGCACGATCTGA
- a CDS encoding cysteine desulfurase family protein, with product MVRGYIGADNRNGSVLTTRIYLDHAATTPMRSEAIAAVADGMARWANPSSPHAEGRAARRALEDARARIAKALGWEGEVILTSGASEALAIALKGHDAVAASVEHDAVLRVVGSDRISVGGDGLVDPAQVPPGRRLAVQSANSETGVLQPLADVAAKADVLVADCSQSAGKLPLPPADLIVVSAHKLGGPPGIGALLVRDFALLTPTGGQEQGYRGGTENVPGALGFAAALEAPHEWFERTAILRHTLDDVVREHGGEVIADASPRIPTIAAYRMPGRSAGAQLMRLDSAGFAVSAGSACSSGTLKTSHVLTAMGIDAKAASEVIRVSFGWTTTAHDVEHFAAAWRALA from the coding sequence ATGGTTCGCGGCTATATAGGCGCAGACAATCGGAACGGAAGTGTTTTGACGACTCGCATCTATCTCGACCATGCCGCGACCACGCCGATGCGGTCCGAAGCCATCGCCGCCGTTGCGGACGGCATGGCGCGCTGGGCCAATCCGTCGAGCCCCCATGCCGAGGGGCGCGCGGCGAGGCGGGCGCTGGAGGATGCGCGGGCGCGGATCGCGAAGGCGCTGGGCTGGGAGGGAGAGGTTATCCTGACCAGCGGGGCGAGCGAGGCGCTCGCGATCGCGCTGAAAGGTCATGATGCGGTCGCTGCCAGCGTCGAGCATGATGCGGTGCTGCGCGTGGTCGGAAGCGACCGGATCAGTGTCGGCGGTGATGGGCTGGTCGATCCCGCGCAGGTGCCGCCGGGTCGGCGCTTGGCGGTGCAGTCCGCCAATAGCGAAACCGGTGTGCTCCAACCGCTCGCGGACGTGGCGGCGAAGGCGGACGTGCTCGTTGCGGATTGTTCGCAAAGTGCGGGCAAGCTGCCGCTGCCACCCGCCGACCTGATCGTGGTGTCGGCGCACAAGCTGGGCGGGCCGCCGGGGATCGGCGCGCTGCTGGTGCGGGACTTTGCGTTGCTGACCCCGACCGGAGGGCAGGAGCAGGGCTATCGCGGCGGTACGGAGAATGTGCCGGGTGCGCTGGGCTTTGCCGCCGCGCTGGAGGCGCCGCACGAGTGGTTCGAGCGCACGGCGATACTGCGCCATACCCTCGACGATGTGGTGCGGGAGCATGGGGGCGAGGTCATTGCCGATGCTTCGCCGCGCATCCCGACCATCGCCGCCTATCGAATGCCGGGGCGATCGGCGGGGGCGCAACTGATGCGGCTCGATTCCGCCGGGTTTGCCGTGTCCGCGGGAAGCGCCTGTTCGTCGGGGACGCTCAAGACCAGCCATGTCCTGACCGCCATGGGGATCGACGCCAAGGCGGCGAGCGAGGTCATCCGGGTCAGTTTCGGCTGGACGACGACGGCGCACGATGTCGAGCACTTCGCGGCGGCGTGGAGGGCGTTGGCGTGA
- a CDS encoding 1,9-bis(guanidino)-5-aza-nonane synthase has protein sequence MTDTTINDTRKAELLSTTVEHVDITKFDARPIIDAMGKMSFTSRDLARATRIYNQMLEDKDCSIFLVIAGSTSAGGCMDLYAELLRSNMIDGVVATGASIVDMDFFEGLGHKHYQALEIPDDNTLRSLYIDRIYDTYIDEEQLQDCDHTIGKIADSLEPKAYSSRAFIREMGKYLSEHGKKENSLVKLAYEHDVPIFCPAFVDSSAGFGLVKHQVDRAKEGKPYMVLDAIADFRELTDIKIKAGTTGLLMIGGGVPKNFIQDTVVCAEILGHDDVEMHKYAVQITVADVRDGACSSSTLKEAASWGKVDTALEQMVFAEAGSVMPLLASDAYHRGAWKTRAKRAFGKMFD, from the coding sequence ATGACCGACACGACGATCAACGACACCCGCAAGGCCGAACTGCTTTCGACCACCGTCGAGCATGTCGACATCACCAAGTTCGACGCCCGCCCGATCATCGACGCCATGGGCAAGATGAGCTTCACCAGCCGCGACCTCGCGCGCGCCACCCGCATCTACAACCAGATGCTGGAGGACAAGGACTGCTCGATCTTCCTCGTGATCGCAGGCTCCACCTCGGCCGGCGGCTGCATGGACCTGTACGCCGAACTGCTGCGCTCGAACATGATCGATGGCGTCGTCGCGACCGGCGCGTCGATTGTCGACATGGATTTCTTCGAAGGGCTGGGCCACAAGCATTATCAGGCGCTGGAAATCCCCGACGACAACACGCTGCGTTCGCTCTACATCGACCGCATCTACGACACCTATATCGACGAAGAGCAGCTGCAGGATTGCGACCACACGATCGGCAAGATCGCCGACTCGCTGGAACCGAAGGCCTATTCGTCGCGCGCCTTTATCCGCGAAATGGGCAAGTATCTGTCGGAGCATGGCAAGAAGGAAAACAGCCTCGTCAAGCTCGCCTATGAGCATGACGTGCCGATCTTCTGCCCGGCCTTCGTGGACAGCTCGGCCGGCTTCGGTCTGGTCAAGCACCAGGTCGACCGTGCGAAGGAAGGCAAGCCGTACATGGTGCTCGACGCCATCGCCGACTTCCGCGAACTGACCGACATCAAGATTAAGGCGGGCACCACTGGCCTGCTGATGATCGGCGGCGGCGTACCGAAGAACTTCATCCAGGACACCGTCGTCTGCGCCGAAATCCTCGGTCACGACGATGTCGAGATGCACAAATACGCCGTGCAGATCACCGTCGCCGACGTGCGTGACGGCGCCTGCTCGTCGTCGACGCTCAAGGAAGCGGCCAGCTGGGGCAAGGTCGACACCGCGCTCGAACAGATGGTCTTTGCCGAAGCCGGATCGGTCATGCCGCTCCTCGCCTCGGACGCGTATCATCGCGGCGCGTGGAAGACCCGCGCGAAGCGCGCCTTCGGCAAGATGTTCGACTGA